The Monodelphis domestica isolate mMonDom1 chromosome 7, mMonDom1.pri, whole genome shotgun sequence genome window below encodes:
- the LOC103104254 gene encoding antimicrobial protein CAP18-like, translated as MASFRILLPLLLLGLMEVKATEVRGLSYYDALTIAMSHFNSKCDEKNAYWITAITPQLKWDRKSKEPHRMGFAIQETECLKGETRTPSKCAFKKDGEEKYCRAAVKFICDGEADVWVRCSPMASNTIVRRSKRGIKVPGFVKKFLKDVVSETISHSIPKAISAVDKLIKKKKKGATTPRVK; from the exons ATGGCAAGCTTCAGAATTTTGCTTCCTCTGCTCCTTCTGGGGCTGATGGAGGTTAAAGCTACTGAAGTCCGAGGGCTTTCCTATTACGATGCTCTAACAATTGCTATGAGCCATTTCAATAGCAAGTGTGATGAGAAAAATGCCTACTGGATAACTGCAATTACACCCCAACTTAAGTGG GATAGAAAATCCAAAGAACCCCACCGTATGGGTTTCGCTATACAAGAAACTGAATGCCTGAAAGGAGAAACCCGCACTCCTAGCAAATGTGCCTTCAAAAAAGACGGG GAAGAGAAGTATTGTCGGGCAGCAGTCAAATTCATCTGTGACGGTGAAGCTGATGTTTGGGTCCGCTGTTCTCCCATGGCGAGTAACACG ATTGTCAGAAGAAGCAAAAGAGGAATTAAAGTTCCTGGTTTCGTGAAAAAGTTCCTCAAAGATGTTGTTAGTGAGACCATTTCCCATAGTATTCCTAAAGCCATTTCAGCAGTGGataaacttattaaaaaaaagaaaaaaggtgctACAACACCACGTGTGAAgtaa